From Actinomyces sp. oral taxon 171 str. F0337, one genomic window encodes:
- a CDS encoding FtsX-like permease family protein, with product MPSLLDLRRTAAALVAVAMSAALIAFAFIISDSFRTQTQTSARVSVGDADVVVQDGRRANSTEGALDDSLLNRVSALDGVSSVRGAHWDMLWLDLPKQLSAVGAQVAVQDVPALTKFTTLSSGRLPTATGEVAIDSDLAEQQGLSVGDTIRLTTKDNDNAKAVHSAPTVVGIISAGADSKDTGTGTLYATAEQLQAMGARINYYRLYVSAKPGTDTSSLMRNVSEIIHSTQPSAVIQSADEAISQRAKAELGGTIISTILNLLSPVCAAVAIIVIATTFSTLVARQTRMVGLMRCIGTTRRQVMLAVLRTGLMTGVVGSVLGAALGTGIGAIEVSSGTFADLKADQLTISPVSLGLTVALGTLVTLIAVLRPARTATRISPLVALTGQVASTKQAGRRRMWSAVAGAIIAVIGAAAVALGVQASDIFITACGSAVVTLGAILGLPLLVTVIIGFIGRISGDARFPVLRLATRNLARNSGRSAATAATLFVCVLVGSALFVGLSSLNASFDAILGHSSPVDARIFGVTPQTDTAQLTKQVKAVDGVKDVTYVPSLGLTQTIDGKSKDITVDVIDTGTIAPIARSTSGLEDLNDKTLIVGGIYNIPDGATVTLTGAADSVELTARVQEGWGAAISPAVAQRINGNTPTNTTMWVRSTGNSMTSDTEHALNAAVRGQALMVAGSAAASEQMSSIITRMALIVCLVLGAALVIALSGLANTTDVSVLERIREIGVLRATGSSRQEIRRLIVTEGTLLAAVGGSLGLLIGMFLGTAGTVAAGGAAKGMSVHIPYLALIGMFAATLAVGLLASLRPAGRAASVPPVMALAED from the coding sequence ATGCCGTCCCTCCTCGACCTACGGCGCACCGCGGCCGCCCTCGTGGCCGTGGCCATGAGCGCCGCCCTCATCGCCTTCGCCTTCATCATCTCCGACTCCTTCCGCACGCAAACGCAGACCAGCGCGCGGGTGTCCGTAGGCGACGCCGACGTCGTCGTCCAAGACGGTCGTAGAGCCAACAGCACGGAAGGCGCCCTGGACGACTCCCTCCTCAACCGGGTCTCCGCCCTTGACGGTGTCAGCTCCGTCCGTGGTGCCCACTGGGACATGCTGTGGCTCGACCTGCCCAAGCAGCTAAGCGCCGTCGGAGCCCAGGTCGCCGTCCAGGACGTCCCGGCGCTCACCAAGTTCACCACCCTGAGCAGCGGCCGGCTCCCCACCGCCACCGGTGAGGTGGCCATCGACTCCGACCTCGCCGAGCAGCAGGGCCTGAGCGTCGGCGACACCATCCGCCTCACAACCAAGGACAACGACAACGCTAAGGCCGTCCACTCGGCTCCCACGGTGGTCGGCATCATCTCCGCCGGGGCCGACAGCAAGGACACCGGCACCGGCACCCTCTACGCCACCGCCGAGCAGCTCCAAGCGATGGGAGCCAGAATCAATTACTACAGGCTCTACGTCAGCGCCAAACCTGGAACTGATACCAGTTCATTGATGAGGAATGTGTCCGAAATCATTCACTCTACCCAGCCCTCCGCCGTCATCCAGAGCGCGGACGAGGCCATCTCTCAGCGAGCTAAAGCAGAATTAGGAGGGACGATCATCTCAACCATCCTCAACCTCCTGTCCCCGGTCTGCGCGGCGGTCGCCATCATCGTGATCGCCACCACCTTCAGCACGCTGGTGGCGCGCCAGACGCGCATGGTCGGCCTCATGCGCTGCATCGGCACAACCCGCCGTCAGGTGATGCTCGCCGTGCTGCGCACCGGACTCATGACGGGTGTGGTCGGCTCCGTCCTGGGCGCGGCACTCGGAACCGGTATCGGTGCCATCGAGGTGTCCTCGGGAACCTTCGCGGACCTCAAGGCCGATCAGCTCACCATCTCGCCGGTGTCCCTTGGGCTCACCGTCGCCTTGGGGACGCTGGTCACCCTCATCGCCGTCCTGCGCCCTGCGCGCACAGCCACCCGCATCTCACCGCTCGTGGCTCTCACCGGGCAGGTTGCGAGCACCAAGCAGGCCGGACGCAGGCGGATGTGGAGCGCCGTCGCCGGAGCCATCATTGCCGTCATCGGTGCGGCCGCGGTCGCCCTCGGCGTTCAGGCATCCGATATCTTCATCACAGCATGCGGGAGCGCCGTCGTCACCCTCGGCGCGATCCTCGGCCTTCCGCTGCTCGTCACCGTCATCATCGGATTCATCGGCAGAATCAGTGGTGACGCGCGATTCCCGGTCCTGCGCCTGGCTACCCGGAACCTGGCCCGCAACTCCGGACGGTCCGCCGCGACCGCAGCCACACTTTTCGTCTGCGTCCTAGTGGGGTCAGCACTCTTCGTCGGCCTGTCCTCCTTGAACGCCTCCTTCGACGCCATCCTCGGCCACAGCTCACCAGTGGACGCCAGAATCTTCGGAGTCACACCGCAAACCGATACCGCGCAGCTGACGAAGCAGGTCAAAGCAGTCGACGGGGTCAAGGACGTCACCTACGTTCCCTCCCTCGGCCTGACCCAGACCATCGATGGAAAGTCGAAGGACATTACTGTCGACGTCATCGACACCGGCACTATCGCGCCGATCGCACGGTCCACCAGCGGCTTGGAAGACCTCAATGACAAGACCCTCATTGTGGGCGGCATCTATAACATTCCAGATGGCGCCACAGTCACCCTGACCGGCGCTGCCGACAGCGTTGAGCTGACGGCCCGCGTCCAGGAGGGCTGGGGCGCCGCCATCAGCCCGGCAGTGGCTCAGCGCATCAACGGCAATACCCCTACCAACACCACCATGTGGGTTCGGTCCACCGGCAATTCCATGACATCCGATACCGAGCACGCCCTCAATGCGGCTGTCCGAGGTCAGGCTCTGATGGTGGCCGGTAGCGCCGCCGCAAGTGAGCAGATGTCATCCATCATCACGAGGATGGCCCTCATCGTCTGCCTGGTTCTGGGGGCCGCCCTCGTCATCGCCCTGTCCGGGCTGGCCAACACCACGGACGTCTCAGTTCTGGAACGCATTCGAGAGATCGGGGTTCTACGCGCCACCGGCAGCTCCCGCCAGGAGATCCGGCGCCTCATCGTCACCGAGGGGACCCTCCTGGCGGCCGTGGGGGGGAGCCTCGGTCTCCTCATCGGAATGTTCCTCGGCACAGCAGGCACGGTTGCGGCGGGAGGGGCCGCTAAGGGTATGTCTGTGCACATCCCCTACCTCGCGCTGATCGGCATGTTCGCCGCGACCCTGGCCGTCGGCCTGCTGGCCTCACTGCGCCCGGCCGGACGGGCAGCCTCGGTGCCGCCGGTCATGGCGCTCGCAGAGGACTGA
- a CDS encoding MauE/DoxX family redox-associated membrane protein produces the protein MNSLFVTLLTGGATGVLLGTAGAKIWAAARTRLAWPEGANFLRFHLSSNFVIAAEIVVSAMALAVASYRAASLLLAVIYVGFVVGATTLKGQECGCFGIEGMKVGPAHIWGCVFTAAALLASTVSSEEITSPRPLRLVIALVSAVVMTAAMQLWNRLSRTAVDDAHHDQLLIVLSPTCTACSALKVIENHDVDDSELDGTILWVDRDSEQATSLREAGVDVSAYPAVVSMSSADPSDAHVQSGLRECREVLQSWRTRQLALQA, from the coding sequence ATGAACAGCCTATTCGTCACACTGCTCACCGGAGGAGCGACCGGAGTCCTCCTGGGGACGGCGGGAGCCAAGATCTGGGCGGCCGCCCGCACCCGCCTCGCCTGGCCCGAGGGGGCGAACTTCCTGCGCTTCCATCTCTCCAGCAACTTCGTCATCGCCGCTGAGATCGTCGTGTCCGCTATGGCGCTGGCCGTTGCGAGCTATCGAGCCGCCTCCCTCCTACTCGCCGTTATCTACGTCGGATTCGTGGTCGGGGCCACGACGCTCAAGGGCCAGGAGTGCGGCTGCTTCGGCATCGAGGGCATGAAAGTCGGTCCCGCCCACATCTGGGGCTGCGTCTTCACCGCTGCCGCCCTGCTGGCCAGCACTGTCAGCAGCGAGGAGATCACGAGCCCCCGGCCCCTTCGCCTGGTGATCGCCCTGGTATCGGCCGTTGTGATGACCGCCGCCATGCAGCTGTGGAACCGGCTGAGCCGCACCGCGGTAGACGACGCGCATCACGATCAGCTCCTCATCGTCCTGTCTCCGACCTGCACGGCGTGCTCGGCGCTCAAGGTGATAGAGAACCACGATGTCGACGACTCCGAGCTCGACGGGACCATTCTCTGGGTGGACCGCGACTCCGAACAGGCCACCTCGCTCCGCGAGGCAGGAGTCGATGTCTCCGCCTATCCCGCCGTCGTCTCGATGAGCTCCGCCGACCCGTCCGACGCCCACGTCCAGTCAGGCCTACGTGAGTGCAGGGAGGTGCTTCAGTCATGGCGCACTCGGCAGCTCGCCCTTCAGGCCTGA
- the adfA gene encoding actinodefensin-associated protein A, giving the protein MSLHDTPWVNRNQLLINSAGTWEQVDESTLAARHTSASLRFVLARIADVRPPFGQSLFTEVLHKAPGTRLTNDSIQTLQPEQYSTGVISLEAAEEVLTQALRRNTSATHFSSASMPVDDIILRYLNALTVPAPDGDSAPSETEANDIDARGIRDLIGSIPSEAKKDSQGGGFFHRLLSKKDKSDSHEPEHEHASEDSEPVIVEPDPQWLSIDAIQMIDVARIVSLSSWEEALKGLPPRAAQLLWTVSSDSSSSSDSLYRPAHDPDVVGAFAQVPVEQRSMEVRNGIRTHDAALFRRFGKEPVNDHAAARLRAVKEAAELWPSWQEELADGSLAAQGCIDIDGMTLIGKDPFLRQKYALDVKKTVETERWVTSWLSAGGSLTE; this is encoded by the coding sequence ATGAGTCTTCACGATACGCCTTGGGTCAACAGAAACCAACTACTCATCAACAGCGCAGGAACCTGGGAGCAGGTTGATGAGTCCACGCTCGCAGCCAGGCACACGTCCGCCTCGCTCCGGTTCGTCCTCGCCCGCATCGCGGACGTCAGGCCGCCCTTCGGACAGTCGCTCTTCACCGAGGTCCTTCACAAGGCTCCCGGAACGCGACTCACCAACGACTCTATTCAGACCCTGCAGCCCGAGCAGTACAGCACCGGCGTCATCAGCCTCGAGGCCGCCGAAGAGGTACTGACCCAGGCCCTGCGCCGGAACACCTCTGCCACCCACTTCTCCTCGGCATCAATGCCCGTTGACGACATCATCCTGCGCTATCTCAATGCTCTCACGGTGCCCGCTCCGGACGGTGACTCCGCACCATCTGAGACCGAGGCGAACGACATCGACGCACGGGGCATTCGGGACCTCATCGGCTCCATTCCGAGTGAGGCGAAGAAGGATTCCCAAGGCGGGGGCTTCTTCCATCGGCTACTGTCCAAGAAGGATAAGTCGGACTCACACGAGCCTGAGCACGAGCACGCCTCGGAGGACTCGGAACCAGTCATCGTGGAGCCAGACCCACAATGGCTCAGCATTGACGCCATTCAGATGATCGATGTCGCAAGGATCGTGTCACTGTCCTCGTGGGAGGAGGCCCTCAAGGGACTCCCACCGCGGGCGGCCCAACTCCTGTGGACAGTCTCCAGCGACTCATCGTCGTCATCGGACTCGCTGTACCGCCCAGCCCATGACCCAGACGTTGTCGGCGCCTTCGCCCAGGTTCCTGTTGAGCAGCGCTCCATGGAGGTCCGGAACGGCATTCGCACCCACGACGCCGCACTGTTCCGCAGATTCGGTAAGGAGCCCGTCAACGACCACGCCGCAGCCCGGCTGCGAGCCGTCAAGGAGGCCGCCGAGCTGTGGCCCTCCTGGCAGGAGGAACTGGCCGACGGCTCCCTCGCCGCCCAAGGCTGCATCGACATCGACGGAATGACTTTGATCGGAAAAGACCCTTTCCTTCGCCAGAAGTACGCACTGGACGTCAAGAAAACCGTAGAGACAGAAAGGTGGGTGACCTCATGGCTGAGCGCTGGAGGCTCGCTGACGGAATGA
- a CDS encoding ATP-binding cassette domain-containing protein, whose protein sequence is MAHSAARPSGLSSARRVLASSCGRALRTSAPSIIIAALLLAVQATLDTISPLMLQRIIDRLTQNPTTAGILLPGLLAAGAAVASTAVSVASQRMTAFTGQRFQERLRILMLNKLTRLSSSTVSAAPGGSLLSRITNDTAQAQTFVSTILPQALGLIARLGILLSIMWTRSFTITLVVLALALILALPTERVSRTLSATTDRMLDAMSAFSGTVVERVGVTGHLFSRTAADIPSDRRRAEETAAGVRASYTRMITLDSAFSSSLDLVGALGTVAVLIIGGYSVVQGDMTPGALAALAALTPQLYGPLQAASGVRTGLATSWSALSRVSDFLESQEEWYETPPVPVDVPNGGALLVRETDYSVANGTSSTVLLDSVSLTARCGEIVAIVGPSGSGKSTLLSLIAGANHPSQGSITVAGFSPVVTGTEAWNSIVQYCPQEPFFRSSTLKENFEAVCPGISEARVHELCSRVGLDLSHLGDRSGTSTMLGERGARISGGERARLAIARTLALNPRVLLLDEPTAALDDESTDRLIATLLDLKRDHCIVVTTHDARLFAMTDRAYRMELGRLREVPTPTLARVEKGVLA, encoded by the coding sequence ATGGCGCACTCGGCAGCTCGCCCTTCAGGCCTGAGCTCCGCGCGACGCGTCCTGGCGTCGTCATGCGGCCGGGCGCTACGAACCTCCGCCCCCTCCATTATCATCGCGGCGCTCCTCCTTGCCGTCCAGGCAACCCTGGACACCATCTCTCCGTTGATGCTCCAGCGCATCATCGACAGACTGACCCAGAACCCAACGACGGCGGGCATTCTCCTACCGGGCCTTCTGGCCGCCGGCGCCGCAGTCGCCAGCACGGCGGTCAGCGTGGCCTCGCAACGCATGACCGCATTCACCGGGCAGCGCTTCCAGGAGCGCCTGCGGATCCTCATGCTCAACAAACTGACCCGATTGTCCTCATCCACCGTCAGCGCGGCGCCGGGAGGCTCCCTGCTCTCACGGATCACCAATGACACCGCGCAGGCCCAGACCTTCGTGTCCACTATTCTGCCGCAGGCCCTTGGCCTCATCGCCCGACTGGGGATCCTGCTGAGCATCATGTGGACCCGGTCCTTCACGATCACCCTGGTGGTCCTCGCACTGGCACTGATCCTGGCCCTGCCCACGGAGCGGGTCTCACGGACGCTCAGCGCCACGACCGACCGCATGCTCGACGCCATGTCAGCCTTCAGCGGCACCGTGGTGGAGCGCGTCGGCGTCACCGGTCACCTCTTCTCCCGCACAGCGGCCGACATCCCCTCGGACCGGCGTCGGGCCGAGGAGACGGCCGCCGGTGTACGCGCCTCCTACACCCGCATGATCACCCTCGACAGCGCCTTCTCCTCATCACTGGACCTCGTCGGTGCCCTGGGAACCGTGGCCGTGCTCATCATCGGCGGATACTCCGTGGTCCAGGGGGACATGACTCCCGGGGCGCTGGCCGCCCTGGCCGCTCTCACGCCCCAGCTCTACGGCCCGCTCCAGGCAGCGTCCGGGGTCCGCACGGGCCTGGCGACGTCATGGTCCGCGCTGTCTCGCGTGAGCGACTTCCTTGAGTCCCAGGAGGAGTGGTACGAGACTCCCCCGGTACCGGTCGACGTCCCCAACGGCGGAGCGCTCCTGGTCAGGGAGACCGATTACTCGGTCGCCAACGGGACGAGCAGCACCGTGCTTCTGGACTCGGTCAGCCTCACCGCCCGGTGCGGAGAGATCGTCGCCATCGTCGGCCCGTCCGGAAGTGGGAAGTCGACCCTCCTCAGCCTGATCGCCGGGGCCAACCACCCCTCACAGGGCAGTATCACCGTCGCCGGGTTCTCGCCCGTCGTCACCGGTACAGAGGCCTGGAACAGCATCGTTCAGTACTGCCCCCAGGAGCCATTCTTCCGCAGCAGCACCCTGAAGGAGAACTTCGAGGCGGTCTGCCCCGGCATCAGCGAGGCCAGAGTCCACGAGCTGTGCAGCCGAGTCGGACTCGATCTGTCCCATCTGGGGGACCGCTCCGGGACGAGCACGATGCTCGGGGAACGCGGGGCACGCATCAGCGGCGGAGAGCGCGCCCGCCTGGCGATCGCCCGAACCCTCGCCCTCAACCCGCGAGTGCTCCTGCTCGATGAGCCCACAGCAGCCCTCGACGACGAGTCCACTGACCGTCTCATCGCCACGCTGCTCGACCTCAAACGCGATCACTGCATCGTCGTCACCACCCACGACGCCCGCCTCTTCGCCATGACCGACCGGGCCTACCGCATGGAGCTCGGCAGGCTCCGCGAGGTGCCCACACCAACCCTCGCTCGCGTAGAGAAAGGAGTGCTCGCATGA
- a CDS encoding actinodefensin gives MDKFTRRTANLVDADKALNAETHAPIEGAEGFGCPWNAYECDRHCVSKGYTGGNCRGKIRQTCHCY, from the coding sequence ATGGACAAGTTCACCCGCCGCACCGCTAACCTGGTCGACGCCGACAAGGCCCTCAACGCCGAAACCCACGCCCCCATCGAGGGGGCCGAGGGCTTCGGCTGCCCCTGGAACGCCTACGAGTGCGACCGCCATTGCGTCAGCAAGGGATACACCGGTGGAAACTGCCGCGGCAAGATCCGCCAGACCTGCCACTGCTACTGA
- a CDS encoding actinodefensin — protein MKKKIYMDMFSRRRKSLNDSRFNDAMNAETRSPLETSDCFACPFNEHQCHNHCLSKGYRGGFCGGFAAATCRCH, from the coding sequence ATGAAGAAGAAGATCTACATGGACATGTTCTCCCGGCGCCGCAAATCATTGAACGATAGCAGATTCAATGACGCCATGAACGCCGAGACCCGCAGCCCTCTCGAAACAAGCGACTGCTTCGCCTGCCCTTTCAACGAACATCAGTGCCACAACCACTGCTTGAGCAAAGGATATCGCGGAGGGTTCTGCGGAGGATTCGCTGCCGCCACCTGCCGCTGCCACTAA
- a CDS encoding actinodefensin — protein MHNADSDTTSQSSPSPGKVPGRTHPHTPTASQRNHPGRPPERNTPMDKFTRRTTTLSDSDFSQAVSSETQAPIEGTEDLSCPWAPSVCNRHCLSHGYRGGYCAGPIKLVCHCY, from the coding sequence ATGCACAACGCAGACTCAGACACCACATCACAGTCTTCCCCCAGTCCGGGGAAGGTGCCCGGACGCACTCACCCGCACACCCCCACAGCCTCCCAAAGGAATCATCCAGGGAGACCACCAGAAAGGAACACGCCAATGGACAAGTTCACCCGCCGCACCACCACCCTGAGCGACAGCGACTTCAGCCAGGCCGTCAGCTCCGAGACCCAGGCCCCCATCGAGGGCACCGAAGACCTTAGCTGCCCCTGGGCCCCATCCGTATGTAACCGCCACTGCCTTAGTCACGGTTACAGGGGAGGCTATTGCGCCGGCCCCATCAAGCTCGTGTGTCACTGCTACTGA
- a CDS encoding alpha/beta hydrolase family protein: protein MSATVTTLPIEHQREGLNRLSIHTLVDHRTGTRAVLEAPVFRTSPRTRMDLLRYRGVAYDRQSGDVVSSPVPQGYLGTVNAGHPFLFSERGDGLPLPFGPRGWVLSTWQDDGRVEVSACDEVGTTASRWGISTRSLLGLRPNPAGSTRLWHFGDHVVWLRQEYQPSEVVTRHSGDAELWPDALVEEFFTSSLCTVMLDDAPLPGVPQGSVVLLEAGSPFLIGVASTPEELAAFMREDHVPHYLVDLHDGKNGEDREGASPSSVLHIGDLPRGSVAHRPLGGRSAVVYTERLIDETISYSAEDGSVVATVAYGVSHYTGIPGLTGVWVALGAPHVLRWAGGSWTSDNPIDRLLPGGADDNVQVITSDGSHRLVGIGGTAEATDAPHASSSPILWCPSSEDPAGSVSGTVITRVLPERTVDITLTESTRGSVPLVWFDSSWALQIEASEPAPIDLGSLQPDSVRWCHAGSRPVVRVGIDYQALAEVHAEDILAELHQAWEAALGVITAELPRSPIPPFLGGHSFGAALAAVSVLRGMSSPRGVLLRSGAYDRYATPSGFEHDRRTAASDPSLYSMMTILPSTRAHRDIPFLLTCGDSDENSATTPEQSLHLYENLLVADADVTLSVFPGEGHVFSSRQSIVDRRRLEENWMSERIQSPQQSHHQ from the coding sequence ATGAGCGCGACGGTCACGACCCTTCCCATCGAGCACCAGAGGGAAGGGCTCAACCGGCTCAGCATCCACACGCTGGTGGACCACCGCACCGGCACCCGAGCAGTGCTGGAGGCCCCGGTCTTCCGCACCTCTCCCAGGACGCGCATGGACCTGCTCCGCTACCGGGGGGTCGCCTACGACCGGCAGTCCGGCGACGTCGTCTCCTCCCCGGTGCCACAAGGCTACCTGGGAACCGTCAACGCAGGCCACCCGTTCCTCTTCTCCGAGCGCGGTGACGGACTGCCCCTGCCCTTCGGCCCGCGGGGCTGGGTCCTGTCCACCTGGCAGGACGACGGGCGCGTCGAGGTCAGCGCCTGCGACGAGGTCGGAACCACCGCATCCCGGTGGGGAATCAGCACACGCTCCCTTCTGGGTCTTCGCCCCAACCCGGCCGGCTCGACCCGCCTGTGGCACTTCGGGGACCACGTCGTGTGGCTGCGTCAGGAGTACCAGCCCTCCGAGGTCGTCACTCGTCACAGCGGCGACGCCGAGCTGTGGCCGGACGCCCTGGTGGAGGAGTTCTTCACCTCCTCACTGTGCACCGTCATGCTCGACGACGCACCGCTTCCCGGGGTGCCTCAGGGCTCGGTGGTCCTCCTCGAGGCCGGCTCCCCCTTCCTCATCGGAGTGGCCAGCACGCCCGAGGAACTGGCCGCCTTCATGCGGGAGGACCATGTCCCCCACTACCTCGTCGACCTCCACGACGGAAAGAACGGGGAAGACCGGGAAGGCGCATCGCCGTCGTCGGTATTACACATCGGCGATCTGCCCCGCGGATCGGTGGCCCACCGCCCCCTGGGCGGGCGCAGCGCTGTGGTCTACACCGAGCGCCTTATCGATGAGACAATCTCCTACTCCGCCGAGGATGGTTCGGTAGTCGCCACCGTCGCCTACGGCGTCAGCCACTACACCGGGATCCCTGGACTGACCGGGGTATGGGTCGCGCTCGGTGCACCCCACGTCCTGCGGTGGGCCGGGGGCTCCTGGACCAGCGATAACCCGATTGACCGCCTCCTTCCCGGCGGGGCCGACGACAATGTCCAGGTCATCACCTCCGACGGCTCCCACCGGCTGGTAGGAATCGGCGGAACCGCCGAAGCAACCGACGCTCCTCATGCCTCCTCGTCCCCCATTTTGTGGTGCCCCTCATCGGAAGATCCAGCCGGCAGCGTCTCCGGAACCGTTATCACCCGAGTCCTTCCCGAGCGTACGGTCGACATCACCCTGACCGAGTCGACACGCGGATCGGTCCCGCTGGTCTGGTTCGACAGCTCCTGGGCACTGCAGATCGAGGCCTCCGAGCCCGCTCCCATCGACCTGGGCTCGCTGCAGCCGGACAGCGTCCGGTGGTGCCACGCGGGCTCGCGCCCCGTAGTGCGGGTGGGCATCGACTACCAGGCACTGGCCGAGGTCCACGCAGAGGACATCCTGGCCGAGCTGCACCAGGCCTGGGAGGCCGCCCTGGGGGTAATCACCGCCGAGCTGCCGAGATCCCCGATCCCGCCTTTCCTGGGTGGCCACAGCTTCGGCGCGGCGCTCGCGGCTGTCTCGGTGCTGCGCGGCATGTCCTCCCCCAGGGGGGTACTCCTGCGCAGCGGCGCGTACGACCGGTACGCGACGCCGTCGGGATTCGAGCACGACCGGCGCACCGCCGCCTCCGATCCCAGTCTATACAGCATGATGACCATTCTTCCCAGCACTCGCGCACACCGGGATATCCCCTTCCTGCTGACCTGCGGGGACTCCGATGAGAACTCAGCGACGACTCCCGAGCAGTCGCTCCACCTGTACGAGAACCTCCTGGTCGCCGACGCCGACGTCACCCTGTCCGTCTTCCCCGGCGAGGGCCACGTCTTCAGCTCCCGGCAGTCGATCGTGGATCGCCGTCGCCTGGAGGAGAACTGGATGAGTGAGCGCATCCAGTCCCCTCAGCAGTCCCATCACCAGTAA
- the adfB gene encoding actinodefensin-associated protein B — protein sequence MAERWRLADGMTLTHLENGGWTLADLHRLSVHELDEENGSLLDEALHSTSPAPLSPLIESAIESGIIIDSDSTINAQERSL from the coding sequence ATGGCTGAGCGCTGGAGGCTCGCTGACGGAATGACCCTGACACACCTGGAGAACGGGGGATGGACACTCGCCGACCTCCATCGCCTCTCCGTCCATGAGCTGGATGAGGAGAACGGGTCCCTCCTTGATGAGGCCCTCCATTCCACCAGCCCTGCCCCGCTTTCCCCACTTATCGAGTCCGCTATTGAGTCCGGCATCATCATCGATTCAGATTCCACCATCAATGCTCAGGAGAGGTCATTATGA
- a CDS encoding actinodefensin — protein MPHFVRRSTALADVTFEQALHSETHTPTEGAEYNCPTDESPCDRHCRYSGYRGGYCGGILKTSCRCY, from the coding sequence ATGCCTCATTTTGTTCGCCGATCCACCGCTCTTGCGGATGTGACATTTGAGCAGGCCCTTCATTCAGAGACACATACACCCACCGAGGGAGCAGAATACAACTGCCCTACTGACGAGTCTCCGTGCGACCGTCACTGCAGGTACTCCGGATACCGGGGCGGCTACTGCGGAGGAATACTCAAGACCTCCTGCCGCTGTTACTAA
- a CDS encoding S8 family serine peptidase: MVNIVAPACAPHLRRRALTACATLFLLLGAGSTTAGAASANSSSHGSLLPGDPLQSKQWYLSWQNRPGSPSTGKGASVGIIDTGVDASHPDLAAAYDSASSKSFLSGGSCNRDTACDDPTYDGFGHGTSVAGIIAAAVDGHGIVGAAPGARIVSLKAGDRTGTFSADAVSQAIRYGADEHLSVLVMSFTVDPWFRYCDNAPADTAEQRGEQKADLEKVTSALKYAADHGVVLVTAAGNEAYDLDHGTSDPYSSGWSGQAERPVTDQCVTMPAQSDDVITVGAITEKGARSSYSNVGAALDIVTFGGEPPLAGPGGAVVQGPGSGILTTASADRLRELGALNDDGSPRTDEVLSDCPSGGGSCRYYWYQIGTSFAAPQVAAAAAELRSREVPAGDVKKQLTTSATPISCPSEKQALACEPITGGGNTWYGAGALRLPR, from the coding sequence GTGGTGAACATCGTGGCACCCGCTTGTGCGCCTCATCTTCGCAGGAGGGCACTGACCGCCTGCGCTACGCTGTTCCTCCTCCTGGGCGCGGGGAGCACGACGGCCGGCGCCGCCTCGGCCAACTCATCGTCTCACGGCTCACTGCTTCCGGGCGATCCCCTCCAGTCCAAACAGTGGTACCTCAGTTGGCAGAACCGCCCGGGCTCGCCCTCCACCGGCAAAGGCGCCTCCGTGGGCATCATCGATACCGGTGTCGACGCCTCCCACCCCGATCTGGCCGCCGCATACGACTCCGCCAGCAGCAAGTCCTTCCTGTCGGGGGGCTCCTGCAACAGAGACACCGCCTGTGACGATCCCACCTATGACGGCTTCGGTCACGGAACCTCCGTCGCCGGGATCATCGCCGCCGCCGTGGACGGGCACGGCATCGTCGGGGCCGCTCCGGGGGCCAGGATCGTCAGTCTCAAGGCCGGGGACCGGACGGGCACTTTCTCCGCCGACGCCGTCAGCCAGGCGATCCGGTACGGGGCCGACGAGCATCTCAGCGTCCTCGTCATGAGCTTCACCGTCGACCCCTGGTTCCGCTACTGCGACAACGCGCCCGCGGACACGGCCGAGCAGCGGGGAGAGCAGAAGGCCGACCTGGAGAAGGTGACCTCGGCACTGAAGTACGCCGCCGATCACGGGGTGGTCCTCGTAACCGCCGCCGGCAACGAGGCCTACGATCTCGACCACGGCACATCGGACCCGTACAGCTCGGGCTGGTCCGGTCAGGCAGAGCGTCCTGTCACCGATCAGTGCGTCACCATGCCCGCCCAGTCCGACGACGTCATCACCGTTGGGGCCATCACCGAGAAGGGGGCTCGGAGCAGCTACTCCAATGTGGGCGCTGCACTCGACATCGTCACATTCGGGGGCGAGCCGCCTCTGGCAGGGCCGGGCGGTGCCGTGGTCCAGGGGCCGGGGTCGGGGATCCTCACCACGGCATCGGCGGACAGACTCCGTGAGCTAGGCGCGCTCAACGACGACGGCTCTCCTCGAACCGACGAGGTCCTGAGCGACTGCCCCTCAGGAGGGGGTTCCTGCAGGTACTACTGGTACCAGATCGGAACCTCGTTTGCGGCGCCCCAGGTCGCGGCCGCGGCGGCGGAACTCAGGTCTCGCGAAGTACCGGCGGGTGACGTCAAGAAGCAGCTGACGACGTCGGCCACCCCGATCTCATGCCCGAGCGAGAAGCAGGCTCTGGCATGCGAACCCATCACAGGCGGAGGCAACACCTGGTACGGGGCAGGAGCGCTCCGGCTCCCCAGGTGA